A portion of the Scylla paramamosain isolate STU-SP2022 unplaced genomic scaffold, ASM3559412v1 Contig13, whole genome shotgun sequence genome contains these proteins:
- the LOC135097140 gene encoding uncharacterized protein LOC135097140 isoform X3: MLLPSAAGSASAVSVFPESMASGEEPGEDIPPATDHAGVRQQPEVLLCEGSHHITPLDVLLCEGSHHITPLPLTTVSKECISESSAYGEKPGEDTSPATDHAGVRQQPEVLLCEGSQHITPLPLTTVGKECISGVPNPSRPE, from the exons ATGCTGCTGCCATCAGCTGCAGGGAGTGCTTCTGCAGTCTCTGTCTTTCCAGAATCCATGGCATCTGGGGAGGAGCCTGGAGAGGACATTCCCCCAGCCACAGACCATGCTGGTGTGAGGCAGCAGCCTGAGGTGCTCCTTTGTGAAGGGTCACACCATATCACTCCCCTTGATGTGCTCCTTTGTGAAGGGTCACACCATATCACTCCCCTGCCTCTCACCACTGTCAGTAAGGAATGCATTTCAG AATCCTCAGCATATGGGGAGAAGCCTGGAGAGGACACTTCCCCAGCCACAGACCATGCTGGTGTGAGGCAGCAGCCTGAGGTGCTCCTTTGTGAAGGGTCACAGCATATCACTCCCCTGCCTCTCACCACTGTTGGGAAGGAATGCATTTCAG
- the LOC135097140 gene encoding uncharacterized protein LOC135097140 isoform X4, protein MLLPSAAGSASAVSVFPESMASGEEPGEDIPPATDHAGVRQQPEVLLCEGSHHITPLDVLLCEGSHHITPLPLTTVSKECISGIVKVPRILSIWGEAWRGHFPSHRPCWCEAAA, encoded by the exons ATGCTGCTGCCATCAGCTGCAGGGAGTGCTTCTGCAGTCTCTGTCTTTCCAGAATCCATGGCATCTGGGGAGGAGCCTGGAGAGGACATTCCCCCAGCCACAGACCATGCTGGTGTGAGGCAGCAGCCTGAGGTGCTCCTTTGTGAAGGGTCACACCATATCACTCCCCTTGATGTGCTCCTTTGTGAAGGGTCACACCATATCACTCCCCTGCCTCTCACCACTGTCAGTAAGGAATGCATTTCAGGTATTGTAAAAGTCCCCAG AATCCTCAGCATATGGGGAGAAGCCTGGAGAGGACACTTCCCCAGCCACAGACCATGCTGGTGTGAGGCAGCAGCCTGA